Proteins from a genomic interval of Actinoalloteichus hymeniacidonis:
- the lysA gene encoding diaminopimelate decarboxylase, whose product MRAHPAGPRHADVLLPTNTAGPRPEGVKQLDELHPLVWPRNAARQPDGAVSFAGVDVRDLVARHGTPLFVMDEADFRSRCAEFASAFGDPTLVHYASKAFLSTAIARWVAEEGLSLDVCSGGELAVALRADFPPERIALHGNNKSVPELEAAVAAEVGVVVVDSFHEIARLQEIADRLGRVQPVMVRVTVGVEAHTHEFIATAHEDQKFGFSVAAGHAAEAVRRILKSDTLRLVGLHSHIGSQIFDVAGFEIAAHRVVGLLTALVEEHGVAALASVETIDLGGGLGIAYTVDDDPPPIAEVARQLREIVARECEQAGLPVPRIAVEPGRAIVGPGTVTVYEVGTIKDVELGHETRRRYVSVDGGMSDNIRTALYDAVYDCRLVSRSAEASATLCRVVGKHCESGDVVVRDCWLPDDLAPGDLIALGATGAYCYVMANGYNRVLRPPVVAVLDGVDRVLLRRETEADLLRLEVS is encoded by the coding sequence ATGCGAGCGCACCCCGCTGGTCCCCGGCACGCCGACGTGCTGCTCCCCACCAACACGGCGGGCCCCCGCCCCGAGGGGGTGAAACAGCTCGACGAGCTACACCCGCTGGTGTGGCCGCGCAACGCGGCACGACAACCGGACGGTGCGGTCTCCTTCGCCGGGGTCGACGTGCGGGATCTCGTCGCGCGCCACGGCACGCCCCTGTTCGTGATGGACGAGGCGGACTTCCGCTCGCGCTGTGCCGAGTTCGCCTCGGCCTTCGGCGACCCCACTCTGGTGCACTACGCGTCCAAGGCGTTCCTCTCGACGGCGATCGCCCGATGGGTCGCCGAGGAGGGACTCAGCCTCGACGTGTGCAGCGGCGGCGAGCTGGCCGTCGCCCTGCGCGCCGATTTCCCGCCGGAGCGCATCGCCCTGCACGGGAACAACAAGTCGGTGCCCGAGCTGGAGGCGGCCGTGGCGGCCGAGGTCGGCGTCGTGGTGGTCGACTCCTTCCACGAGATCGCCCGCTTGCAGGAGATCGCGGACCGGCTCGGGCGGGTCCAACCCGTGATGGTGCGGGTCACCGTCGGCGTCGAGGCCCACACTCACGAGTTCATCGCCACCGCGCACGAGGATCAGAAATTCGGGTTCTCCGTGGCCGCAGGTCATGCCGCCGAAGCGGTCCGTCGCATCCTCAAGAGCGACACCCTTCGCCTGGTCGGCCTGCACAGCCATATCGGTTCGCAGATCTTCGACGTCGCGGGCTTCGAGATCGCGGCCCACCGGGTCGTCGGCCTGCTCACCGCCCTGGTCGAGGAGCACGGCGTCGCCGCGTTGGCCTCCGTGGAGACCATCGACCTCGGCGGGGGCCTCGGCATCGCCTACACCGTCGACGACGATCCGCCGCCCATCGCCGAGGTCGCGCGCCAGTTGCGCGAGATCGTTGCGCGGGAGTGCGAACAGGCAGGCCTGCCTGTTCCCCGGATCGCGGTGGAGCCCGGCCGGGCCATCGTCGGTCCGGGCACCGTGACGGTGTACGAGGTCGGAACCATCAAGGACGTCGAGCTGGGGCACGAGACCCGGCGGCGCTACGTCAGCGTCGACGGCGGGATGAGCGACAACATCCGCACCGCGCTCTACGACGCGGTCTACGACTGCAGACTGGTCTCCCGCAGCGCCGAGGCGTCGGCGACGCTCTGCCGGGTGGTCGGCAAGCACTGCGAGTCAGGTGACGTGGTCGTGCGCGACTGCTGGCTGCCCGACGACCTGGCCCCGGGCGACCTGATCGCGCTGGGTGCCACCGGCGCCTACTGCTATGTGATGGCCAACGGGTACAACCGGGTGTTGCGCCCGCCGGTGGTGGCGGTCCTCGACGGCGTCGATCGGGTGTTGCTTCGCCGGGAGACCGAGGCCGATCTGCTCCGGTTGGAGGTGTCCTGA